The proteins below come from a single Harpia harpyja isolate bHarHar1 chromosome 2, bHarHar1 primary haplotype, whole genome shotgun sequence genomic window:
- the ETNPPL gene encoding ethanolamine-phosphate phospho-lyase, whose product MEERYSKAETLALRRKHIGPSCKVFFAKDPLKIVRAQGQYMFDDKGEKYLDCINNVAHVGHSHPHVIKAATKQMELLNTNSRFLHDNLVQYAQRLTATLPEKLSVCYFVNSGSEANDLALRLARQYHGHQDVITLENAYHGHVTSLIDISPYKFNQLGKDSKKEFVHVAPSPDIYRGKYREDHPDPASAYAEEVKKIIEETQKNGRKIAAFIAESMQSCGGQVIPPVGYFQKVAEYVRAAGGLFIADEVQVGFGRVGKHFWAFQLQGEDFVPDIVTMGKPIGNGHPMSCVVTTREIAESFGASGMEYFNTFGGNPVSCAIGLAVLEVIEKEDLQGNATRVGNYLLELLAEQKEKHPLVGDIRGVGLFVGVDLVKDQQKRTPATAEALHLIYKLKEHQILLSADGPHRNILKFKPPMCFTMEDARHVVETIDALLTEMEEATGMKTENNASTNAQCKRKTTEGSSQPEGANESIGHMNGAACRQENGLYSKKPSLSSKRIRT is encoded by the exons gccttCCTGCAAAGTTTTCTTTGCCAAGGACCCTCTGAAGATAGTGCGTGCTCAGGGCCAATATATGTTTGatgacaaaggagaaaaatacttaGACTGTATCAACAACGTTGCTCATG ttgGCCACAGTCATCCACACGTGATAAAGGCTGCAACAAAACAGATGGAACTGCTCAATACAAATTCTCGGTTCCTGCATGACAACCTTGTTCAGTACGCACAGCGTCTTACAGCCACCCTGCCTGAGAAACTCTCTGTTTGCTATTTTGTTAACTCTGG GTCTGAAGCAAATGATCTTGCTTTACGACTGGCTCGGCAGTACCATGGGCACCAAGACGTGATCACCCTTGAAAA TGCTTACCATGGCCATGTTACGTCTCTGATTGACATCAGTCCCTATAAATTTAATCAGCTGGGAAAGGACAGCAAGAAGGAGTTTGTGCATGTG GCTCCTTCTCCAGATATCTACAGAGGAAAATATAGGGAAGACCACCCAGATCCAGCAAGTGCTTATGCTGAAGAGGTGAAAAAGATTAttgaagaaacacagaagaaTGGACGCAAG ATTGCTGCCTTCATAGCCGAATCCATGCAGAGCTGTGGAGGCCAAGTAATTCCACCTGTGGGCTATTTCCAGAAAGTGGCAGA GTATGTGCGTGCAGCGGGTGGACTGTTCATAGCTGATGAGGTCCAGGTTGGCTTTGGCAGAGTTGGGAAGCATTTTTGGGCGTTCCAACTGCAAGGCGAAGACTTTGTGCCTGACATTGTCACCATGGGAAAGCCCATTGGCAATGGCCACCCTATGTCTTGTGTGGTCACAACAAGGGAAATCGCTGAAAGTTTTGGTGCCTCTGGAATGGAGTATTTCAATACA TTTGGAGGCAATCCAGTGTCTTGTGCTATTGGTTTGGCTGTGCTGGAGGTAATAGAAAAAGAAGATCTCCAAGGAAATGCTACACGTGTAGGAAATTACCTCCTGGAGTTGCTGGCTGAGCAAAAGGAGAAACACCCCTTAGTGGGAGATATCAG GGGTGTTGGATTGTTTGTTGGAGTGGATCTGGTGAAAGATCAACAAAAGCGAACACCAGCCACAGCTGAAGCCCTTCACCTTATTTACAA GCTGAAAGAGCATCAAATCCTTCTCAGTGCAGATGGACCCCACAGAAATATACTAAAATTTAAACCACCAATGTGTTTCACAATGGAAGATGCAAGACATGTAGTGGAGACAATTGATGCACTTCTCACAG aaATGGAAGAGGCAACTGgaatgaagacagaaaataatgCATCTACAAATGCACAGTGTAAAAGAAaa acaACTGAAGGGAGTTCTCAACCAGAAGGTGCAAATGAAAGCATCGGCCATATGAATGGAGCTGCCTGCAGACAAGAAAATGGGCTTTATTCTAAAAAACCCTCACTGTCAAGTAAAAGAATAAGAACATGA